The Tripterygium wilfordii isolate XIE 37 chromosome 4, ASM1340144v1, whole genome shotgun sequence genome has a window encoding:
- the LOC119996638 gene encoding uncharacterized protein LOC119996638 codes for MKYTLSEAVSSSSSSAPVLSNQSPPATSSSSTVSVDDLATSVGSRDGSGGAAETVTIDRRGEFSAVCRWTVHNFPRIKARALWSKYFEVGGYDCRLLVYPKGDLQALPGYISIYLQIMDPRGTSSSKWDCFASYRLAIVNLNNDSKSIHRDSWHRFSSKKKSHGWCDFTPSSTVFDSKLGYLFNNDSVLITADILILNESVNFTRDNNDVQSASSSMISSSVVTGPVSDVSSGKFTWKVHNFSLFKEMIKTQKIMSPVFPAGECNLRISVYQSSVNGQEHLSMCLESKDTEKNIVSDRSCWCLFRMSVLNQKLGSNHMHRDSYGRFAADNKSGDNTSLGWNDYMKMTDFVGPDSGFLVDDTAVFSSSFHVLKEFSSFSKNGGLIGGRSGSGARKSDVHMGKFTWRIEYFTRLKDLLKKRKITGLCIKSRRFQIGNRDCRLIVYPRGQSQPPCHLSVFLEVTDSRNNSSDWSCFVSHRLSVVNQRMEEKSVTKESQNRYSKAAKDWGWREFVTLTSLFNQDSGFLVQDTVVFSAEVLILKETSIMEDFTDQVAESNPLGSHTDTVGKRSSFTWKVENFLSFKEIMETRKIFSRFFQAGGCELRIGVYESFDTICIYLESDQSVGSDPDKNFWVRYRMAVMNQKDQAKTAWKESSICTKTWNNSVLQFMKVSDMLEADAGFVVRDTVVFVCEILDCCPWFEFSDLEVLASEDDQDALTTDPDELIDSEDSEGISGDEEDIFGNLLSRAGFHLTYGENPSQPLVTLREKLLMDAGAIAGFLTGLRVYLDDPAKVKRLLLPTKLSSNNDGKKVTKLNESSPSLMNLLMGVKVLQQAIIDLLLDIMVECCQPSEGTSNDESCDANSKTSFHGNGAASQPESNRENGTAESAEFPVFERLDSSIVDASNTSAVQSSDVDGVDGPQKAVSGQPICPPVPSASGSSETSSLRSKTKWPEQSEELLGLIVNSLRVLDGAVPQGCPGPRRRPQSAQKIALVLDKAPKNLQLDLVALVPKLVEHSEHPLAAYALLERLQHLDAEPSLRLPVFGALTQLECGSDVWERVLFQSFELLADANDEPLAATIDFIFKAGSQCQHLPEAVRSVRVRLKSLGPEVSPCVLDVMSKIVNSWGDVAEMILSDIDSDVDNCSTSPCGLFLFGENGHTTERLHVVDEQAMCVSQHFSDTYILIEMLSIPCLAVEASETFERAIAHGAIVPQSVAMVLERRLAQKMNFNSRFVAENFQDPDAVGEGEVSEKLRVQPDDFTSVLGLAETLAYSGDLNVKGFAKTLYTLLFKWHADESYRGKMLKRLVDRATSNTDTSRDGDVDLDILSLLMYEDQEIVKPVLSMMREVAELANVDRAALWHQLCASEDEIIRMREERKSEVSNMVREKKLLSQKLSESEAANSRLKAEMKAEMDRFAREKKDLSEQILEVESQLEWLRSERDDEIAKLTAEKKALQDRLHDAETQLSQLKSRKRDELKKVLKEKNALAERLKGAEAARKRFDEELKRYATENVTREEIRQSLEDEVQRLTQTVGQTEGEKREKEEQVAQCEAYIDGMESQLQACQQYIHTLEASLEEEMSRHAPLYGAGLEALSMKELETLSRIHEEGLRQIHALQQHRGSSAASTLVSPHAHPHNHGLYATAPPPMAVGLPPPLIPNGVGIHSNGHVNGAVGPWFNHT; via the exons ATGAAGTATACTTTATCTGAGGCAGTCTCATCCTCGTCGTCTTCTGCACCCGTTTTATCCAACCAATCCCCTCCAGCCACATCGTCATCGTCGACAGTCTCCGTTGATGACCTGGCAACTTCCGTTGGGTCCAGGGACGGGAGTGGTGGCGCGGCAGAAACCGTGACTATCGATCGGCGCGGCGAGTTCTCCGCCGTGTGTCGATGGACGGTTCACAATTTTCCAAGAATCAAAGCTAGGGCACTGTGGAGTAAGTACTTCGAGGTTGGCGGCTATGATTGCCGGCTCCTTGTTTACCCTAAAGGAGACTTGCAGGCACTGCCGGGCTACATATCTATCTATCTCCAAATCATGGACCCTCGCGGCACCTCCTCCTCTAAATGGGACTGCTTCGCCAGCTACCGTTTGGCAATCGTGAACCTAAACAACGATTCCAAGTCCATTCATCGAGATTCGTGGCACCGattttcaagcaagaagaaATCTCACGGTTGGTGCGATTTCACACCTTCCTCTACTGTGTTCGATTCCAAATTaggttatttatttaataacgATTCTGTTCTAATAACCGCCGATATTTTAATCCTAAACGAATCCGTGAATTTCACTCGAGATAATAATGACGTACAATCTGCTTCCTCATCGATGATTTCCTCGTCCGTGGTGACCGGTCCTGTGTCTGATGTTTCGAGTGGCAAGTTCACTTGGAAGGTACATAATTTTAGCTTGTttaaagagatgataaaaacacaaaagataATGAGCCCAGTGTTCCCTGCTGGCGAGTGTAATTTGAGGATAAGTGTGTACCAGAGTTCAGTGAATGGGCAAGAGCATTTGTCAATGTGTTTGGAGAGTAAAGACACTGAGAAAAATATTGTGTCAGATAGGAGTTGTTGGTGTTTGTTTAGAATGTCGGTCTTGAATCAGAAGCTTGGGTCCAACCACATGCACAGGGACTCCTATGGAAGGTTTGCCGCTGATAATAAGAGTGGGGACAACACTAGTTTGGGTTGGAATGATTATATGAAGATGACGGATTTTGTAGGGCCAGATTCAGGGTTTTTGGTGGATGACACTGCTGTGTTTAGCAGTTCTTTTCATGTGCTCAAGGAGTTCAGTAGCTTTTCGAAGAATGGAGGGTTGATTGGTGGGAGGAGTGGGAGTGGGGCAAGGAAGTCTGACGTGCACATGGGGAAGTTTACATGGAGGATTGAGTATTTCACTAGGTTGAAGGATCttctgaagaagaggaagattaCCGGCCTCTGCATCAAGAGCAGGAGGTTCCAAATTGGAAACCGAGATTGTCGTCTCATTGTTTATCCCCGAG GACAGTCTCAGCCTCCGTGCCATCTTTCTGTGTTCCTCGAAGTTACAGATTCGCGTAATAATTCCAGTGATTGGAGCTGTTTTGTGAGTCATCGATTGTCAGTTGTAAACCAAAGGATGGAGGAGAAGTCTGTCACAAAGGAATCTCAGAATCGCTACTCTAAAGCTGCAAAGGATTGGGGATGGCGTGAATTTGTGACGCTTACCAGTCTGTTCAATCAAGATTCCGGGTTTCTAGTTCAAGACACTGTTGTATTTTCTGCAGAGGTTCTTATTTTAAAAGAAACTTCCATAATGGAGGACTTTACCGATCAAGTTGCCGAGTCTAACCCTCTTGGTTCCCACACTGATACGGTTGGCAAACGAAGCTCATTTACGTGGAAGGTGGAGAACTTCTTGTCCTTCAAGGAAATAATGGAAACCCGGAAAATTTTTAGTAGGTTTTTTCAGGCAGGTGGATGCGAGCTTCGGATTG GTGTTTATGAGTCCTTCGACACCATTTGTATTTACCTGGAGAGTGATCAGTCGGTTGGAAGTGATCCAGATAAAAACTTCTGGGTTAGATACAGGATGGCTGTGATGAACCAAAAAGACCAAGCCAAGACTGCTTGGAAGGAATCTTCAATATGTACAAAGACATGGAATAATTCTGTTTTGCAATTTATGAAGGTCTCAGATATGTTGGAAGCAGATGCAGGGTTCGTTGTTCGTGACactgttgtttttgtttgtgaaatATTGGATTGCTGCCCTTGGTTTGAGTTTTCTGATTTAGAG GTTTTGGCATCTGAGGATGATCAAGATGCTTTAACAACTGATCCAGATGAACTCATAGATTCTGAAGACAGTGAGGGAATAAGTGGTGATGAGGAAGATATCTTTGGAAACCTTCTTTCTAGGGCTGGTTTTCACCTCACATATGGAGAGAATCCTTCACAGCCTCTGGTCACTTTAAGAGAAAAGCTCTTAATGGACGCTGGGGCCATTGCTGGTTTTTTGACTGGATTACGTGTTTACCTAGATGACCCTGCCAAAGTAAAGCGCTTGCTTCTTCCAACCAAGCTATCTAGTAATAACGATGGAAAGAAGGTGACGAAGCTCAATGAATCTTCCCCCAGCTTGATGAATTTGCTGATGGGAGTTAAAGTGTTGCAGCAGGCAATTATTGATCTGCTTTTGGATATAATGGTTGAATGCTGCCAACCTTCAGAAGGAACTTCAAATGATGAGTCTTGTGATGCAAACTCAAAAACGTCCTTTCATGGCAATGGTGCTGCCAGTCAGCCAGAATCTAATAGGGAAAATGGAACAGCAGAGTCTGCAGAGTTTCCTGTATTTGAAAGATTGGATTCTAGCATAGTTGACGCTAGCAATACATCTGCCGTACAAAGCTCTGATGTGGACGGAGTTGATGGGCCTCAAAAAGCTGTTTCTGGACAGCCAATTTGTCCACCAGTGCCATCTGCTTCTGGTTCTTCAGAAACTTCTTCCCTTCGCTCCAAG ACCAAGTGGCCAGAGCAATCTGAGGAGCTCTTGGGGTTAATTGTAAACTCGCTGAGGGTACTTGATGGAGCAGTTCCACAAGGGTGTCCTGGGCCAAGACGCCGGCCCCAGTCTGCCCAGAAGATTGCTCTGGTACTGGACAAAGCTCCTAAGAATCTGCAGCTAGACCTGGTTGCTTTGGTTCCAAAATTGGTTGAGCATTCTGAACATCCATTGGCTGCATATGCGCTTCTAGAACGACTTCAGCATCTGGATGCGGAGCCATCACTGCGGCTACCT gtttttggtGCTCTCACTCAGCTTGAATGCGGCAGTGATGTTTGGGAACGAGTGTTATTTCAATCTTTTGAGCTTTTGGCCGATGCAAACGATGAACCTCTTGCAGCGACCATAGACTTCATATTCAAAGCTGGATCCCAGTGTCAACATCTCCCTGAAGCA GTTAGGTCTGTCCGTGTTAGGCTGAAAAGTCTGGGTCCTGAGGTGTCGCCTTGTGTCCTTGATGTTATGAGCAAAATTGTAAATAGCTGGGGAGATGTTGCTGAAATGATACTCAGTGATATTGATTCTGATGTTGATAATTGCTCAACCTCACCTTGTGGCCTCTTTTTATTTGGTGAAAATGGACATACTACTGAAAGGTTGCATGTGGTGGATGAGCAGGCTATGTGTGTGAGTCAGCATTTTTCTGATACCTACATCCTTATTGAGATGTTATCTATACCTTGTCTTGCTGTCGAAGCTTCTGAAACGTTTGAGAGAGCCATAGCTCATGGTGCCATTGTGCCTCAATCTGTAGCAATGGTCTTGGAGAGGCGCCTTGCtcaaaaaatgaattttaattCGAGGTTTGTTGCGGAAAATTTCCAGGACCCAGATGCGGTGGGAGAGGGAGAAGTCAGTGAAAAGTTGAGAGTCCAACCAGATGATTTTACGTCTGTTCTTGGTCTTGCTGAGACATTGGCCTACTCTGGAGACCTTAATGTTAAGGGTTTCGCAAAGACACTTTACACGTTGCTGTTTAAATGGCATGCTGATGAATCTTATAGAGGGAAAATGCTGAAGAGGCTTGTTGATCGTGCTACCAGTAATACCGATACAAGTCGTGATGGAGATGTGGATTTGGATATATTGTCTCTTTTAATGTACGAGGACCAGGAGATTGTGAAACCTGTTCTTAGTATGATGAGGGAAGTAGCTGAGCTTGCAAATGTTGATCGGGCAGCTCTTTGGCACCAGTTATGCGCGAGTGAAGATGAAATCATTCGAATGCGTGAAGAGAGGAAGTCAGAAGTTTCCAATATGGTTAGAGAAAAAAAGTTGTTATCCCAAAAGTTAAGCGAATCAGAGGCCGCTAACAGTCGCCTCAAG GCAGAAATGAAAGCCGAGATGGACCGCTTCGCTCGAGAGAAGAAGGATCTTTCTGAGCAAATTCTAGAAGTTGAGAGTCAACTTGAGTGGCTCCGGTCCGAGCGAGATGATGAGATTGCAAAGCTTACTGCAGAGAAGAAAGCACTTCAGGATCGTCTTCACGATGCTGAAACACAGCTTTCTCAACTAAAGTCCCGTAAACGGGATGAACTTAAG AAAGTATTGAAGGAGAAAAATGCTCTAGCCGAAAGGTTAAAGGGTGCTGAAGCTGCTCGGAAAAGATTTGATGAAGAATTGAAACGATATGCCACAGAGAATGTCACTCGGGAGGAAATCCGTCAGTCCCTGGAAGATGAAGTTCAACGATTGACACAGACAGTTGGTCAAACTGAAGGAGAAaagagggagaaagaagagcagGTTGCTCAGTGTGAGGCATATATTGATGGGATGGAATCACAATTACAGGCCTGCCAG CAATATATTCACACCCTTGAAGCTTCACTGGAAGAAGAGATGTCACGGCATGCCCCTCTTTACGGTGCTGGTTTGGAAGCCCTGTCAATGAAAGAACTGGAGACACTTTCTCGTATACATGAGGAAGGCCTTAGGCAGATTCATGCCCTTCAACAGCACAGGGGGAGTTCCGCTGCTAGTACTCTTGTAAGTCCCCACGCACATCCACACAATCATGGGTTATATGCTACTGCACCGCCTCCAATGGCTGTTGGATTGCCTCCTCCACTCATCCCCAATGGTGTTGGGATCCACAGCAATGGACATGTGAATGGTGCAGTTGGACCCTGGTTCAACCACACTTGA
- the LOC119997162 gene encoding protein FAR1-RELATED SEQUENCE 6-like isoform X1 → MMEEVCVNREPVFGEDDEFDFEGDSITVEQYDETGESHLRKESLPPTVGLEFDSFDEAYDSYNMYAKEQGFGIRVSNSWFRSKRKERYRAKLSCSSAGFKKKSEANRPKPETRTGCPAMIVIKLIDSKRWRIVEVELQHNHPVSPQIKRFYKSHKKMILAARKAQPPLEPVKEVHTIKLYRTAIVGSGCNEYCNAEQVVGANHVDRSRHLELKEGDVYAIYNYCCRMKLINPTFFYLMDLDDDGHLRNIFWADARSRASYAYFCDTVAIETTCLANKYEIPLISFVGVNHHRQPVLLGCAFVGHESVDYFIWVFRAWLSCMIGPPPQVIVTDQSYPLQNAVSEVFPKARHCYCAWYIMQRVPERLGGLKGYEAIKQQLNEAVYNSLKISEFETSWADMIKQHGLGNNTWLQALYEERQRWVPVYLKDIFFAGMIPIQESEGLNAFFDGYVHKHTSFKEFVDKYDLALQRRHHKEAMADLESRTSRFELKTRCNFEVQLSKVYTKEIFRRFQSEVEGMYSCFNTRQVSVNGPIVTYIVKERVEVEGSEKKVRQYEVLYETNQVDIRCICSLFNYRGYLCRHALNVLNYNGVDEIPSRYILHRWSKDFKCRSPQDNGFGNIDVNNPVYWINRLYKRAISVVEKGAQTEEHYRIALQELEELLSKFNLAEDNSL, encoded by the exons ATG ATGGAAGAAGTTTGTGTCAATAGGGAGCCAGTGTTCGGAGaagatgatgaatttgattttgaggGTGACAGTATCACAGTGGAGCAGTATGATGAAACTGGGGAATCACATTTGCGGAAGGAATCCCTGCCACCTACTGTGGGTTTGGAGTTTGATTCTTTCGATGAAGCTTATGATTCTTACAATATGTATGCCAAGGAACAGGGGTTTGGCATCAGAGTAAGCAACTCTTGGTTTAGATCAAAGAGGAAGGAGCGGTATAGAGCAAAGCTTAGCTGCAGTAGTGCAGGTTTCAAGAAAAAGAgtgaagcaaatagaccaaaacCAGAAACGAGAACTGGTTGTCCTGCAATGATAGTCATCAAGCTTATAGACTCTAAAAGGTGGAGAATTGTTGAAGTTGAGCTTCAGCATAACCATCCCGTGAGTCCCCAAATCAAACGGTTTTACAAATCACATAAAAAGATGATTCTTGCTGCCAGAAAAGCACAACCACCACTAGAGCCTGTTAAAGAAGTACATACCATTAAGCTGTACCGGACAGCTATTGTGGGTAGTGGATGTAATGAATACTGCAATGCTGAGCAAGTAGTTGGTGCGAATCATGTTGATCGGTCCAGGCATTTGGAACTCAAAGAAGGAGATGTATATGCAATTTATAACTATTGTTGCCGCATGAAGTTGATAAATCCAACTTTCTTCTACTTAATGGATCTTGATGATGATGGGCATCTGAGGAATATATTCTGGGCTGATGCTAGGTCTAGGGCTTCTTATGCATATTTTTGTGACACAGTTGCAATTGAAACAACATGCTTGgcaaacaaatatgaaatcccGCTGATTTCCTTTGTTGGTGTGAACCATCATAGACAGCCAGTGTTGCTGGGTTGTGCTTTTGTTGGACATGAGTCAGTTGACTACTTTATTTGGGTTTTCAGGGCATGGCTTAGTTGCATGATTGGTCCCCCTCCTCAAGTTATAGTTACTGACCAGTCATACCCCTTGCAAAATGCAGTTTCTGAGGTTTTCCCCAAAGCCCGGCATTGTTATTGTGCATGGTATATCATGCAGAGAGTTCCAGAGAGGTTAGGAGGACTGAAAGGATATGAAGCAATCAAACAACAATTAAACGAAGCTGTCTATAATTCCTTGAAGATATCTGAGTTTGAAACTTCTTGGGCTGATATGATAAAGCAACATGGACTTGGTAATAATACATGGCTCCAAGCTTTGTATGAAGAACGGCAACGGTGGGTTCCTGTTTATTTAAAGGATATATTTTTTGCTGGGATGATCCCTATCCAAGAAAGTGAGGGCTTAAATGCATTTTTTGATGGTTATGTACATAAACACACATCCTTTAAAGAATTTGTTGATAAGTATGATCTGGCCCTGCAAAGAAGGCACCATAAAGAAGCCATGGCAGATCTGGAGTCAAGAACCTCAAGGTTTGAATTGAAAACGAGATGTAATTTTGAGGTGCAGCTCTCTAAGGTTTATACAAAAGAAATTTTTAGGAGGTTTCAGTCTGAGGTTGAGGGGATGTATTCTTGCTTCAACACGAGGCAGGTGAGTGTTAATGGCCCAATTGTAACTTACATAGTGAAGGAACGTGTTGAAGTTGAGGGAAGCGAGAAGAAGGTTAGGCAATATGAAGTTCTCTATGAGACAAATCAAGTTGATATCAGATGCATTTGCAGTTTGTTCAACTACAGAGGTTATCTTTGCCGGCATGCGCTAAATGTTCTTAATTATAATGGGGTGGATGAAATTCCTTCTCGCTACATTCTGCACAGGTGGAGCAAGGATTTTAAGTGCAGGTCCCCGCAGGATAATGGTTTTGGCAATATTGATGTGAATAACCCAGTTTATTGGATTAATCGTTTGTATAAACGTGCCATTTCTGTTGTGGAAAAGGGAGCACAAACTGAAGAACATTATAGGATTGCGCTGCAAGAGTTGGAGGAGTTGTTGAGCAAATTCAATCTTGCAGAGGACAACTCGTTGTAA
- the LOC119997162 gene encoding protein FAR1-RELATED SEQUENCE 6-like isoform X2 has translation MEEVCVNREPVFGEDDEFDFEGDSITVEQYDETGESHLRKESLPPTVGLEFDSFDEAYDSYNMYAKEQGFGIRVSNSWFRSKRKERYRAKLSCSSAGFKKKSEANRPKPETRTGCPAMIVIKLIDSKRWRIVEVELQHNHPVSPQIKRFYKSHKKMILAARKAQPPLEPVKEVHTIKLYRTAIVGSGCNEYCNAEQVVGANHVDRSRHLELKEGDVYAIYNYCCRMKLINPTFFYLMDLDDDGHLRNIFWADARSRASYAYFCDTVAIETTCLANKYEIPLISFVGVNHHRQPVLLGCAFVGHESVDYFIWVFRAWLSCMIGPPPQVIVTDQSYPLQNAVSEVFPKARHCYCAWYIMQRVPERLGGLKGYEAIKQQLNEAVYNSLKISEFETSWADMIKQHGLGNNTWLQALYEERQRWVPVYLKDIFFAGMIPIQESEGLNAFFDGYVHKHTSFKEFVDKYDLALQRRHHKEAMADLESRTSRFELKTRCNFEVQLSKVYTKEIFRRFQSEVEGMYSCFNTRQVSVNGPIVTYIVKERVEVEGSEKKVRQYEVLYETNQVDIRCICSLFNYRGYLCRHALNVLNYNGVDEIPSRYILHRWSKDFKCRSPQDNGFGNIDVNNPVYWINRLYKRAISVVEKGAQTEEHYRIALQELEELLSKFNLAEDNSL, from the coding sequence ATGGAAGAAGTTTGTGTCAATAGGGAGCCAGTGTTCGGAGaagatgatgaatttgattttgaggGTGACAGTATCACAGTGGAGCAGTATGATGAAACTGGGGAATCACATTTGCGGAAGGAATCCCTGCCACCTACTGTGGGTTTGGAGTTTGATTCTTTCGATGAAGCTTATGATTCTTACAATATGTATGCCAAGGAACAGGGGTTTGGCATCAGAGTAAGCAACTCTTGGTTTAGATCAAAGAGGAAGGAGCGGTATAGAGCAAAGCTTAGCTGCAGTAGTGCAGGTTTCAAGAAAAAGAgtgaagcaaatagaccaaaacCAGAAACGAGAACTGGTTGTCCTGCAATGATAGTCATCAAGCTTATAGACTCTAAAAGGTGGAGAATTGTTGAAGTTGAGCTTCAGCATAACCATCCCGTGAGTCCCCAAATCAAACGGTTTTACAAATCACATAAAAAGATGATTCTTGCTGCCAGAAAAGCACAACCACCACTAGAGCCTGTTAAAGAAGTACATACCATTAAGCTGTACCGGACAGCTATTGTGGGTAGTGGATGTAATGAATACTGCAATGCTGAGCAAGTAGTTGGTGCGAATCATGTTGATCGGTCCAGGCATTTGGAACTCAAAGAAGGAGATGTATATGCAATTTATAACTATTGTTGCCGCATGAAGTTGATAAATCCAACTTTCTTCTACTTAATGGATCTTGATGATGATGGGCATCTGAGGAATATATTCTGGGCTGATGCTAGGTCTAGGGCTTCTTATGCATATTTTTGTGACACAGTTGCAATTGAAACAACATGCTTGgcaaacaaatatgaaatcccGCTGATTTCCTTTGTTGGTGTGAACCATCATAGACAGCCAGTGTTGCTGGGTTGTGCTTTTGTTGGACATGAGTCAGTTGACTACTTTATTTGGGTTTTCAGGGCATGGCTTAGTTGCATGATTGGTCCCCCTCCTCAAGTTATAGTTACTGACCAGTCATACCCCTTGCAAAATGCAGTTTCTGAGGTTTTCCCCAAAGCCCGGCATTGTTATTGTGCATGGTATATCATGCAGAGAGTTCCAGAGAGGTTAGGAGGACTGAAAGGATATGAAGCAATCAAACAACAATTAAACGAAGCTGTCTATAATTCCTTGAAGATATCTGAGTTTGAAACTTCTTGGGCTGATATGATAAAGCAACATGGACTTGGTAATAATACATGGCTCCAAGCTTTGTATGAAGAACGGCAACGGTGGGTTCCTGTTTATTTAAAGGATATATTTTTTGCTGGGATGATCCCTATCCAAGAAAGTGAGGGCTTAAATGCATTTTTTGATGGTTATGTACATAAACACACATCCTTTAAAGAATTTGTTGATAAGTATGATCTGGCCCTGCAAAGAAGGCACCATAAAGAAGCCATGGCAGATCTGGAGTCAAGAACCTCAAGGTTTGAATTGAAAACGAGATGTAATTTTGAGGTGCAGCTCTCTAAGGTTTATACAAAAGAAATTTTTAGGAGGTTTCAGTCTGAGGTTGAGGGGATGTATTCTTGCTTCAACACGAGGCAGGTGAGTGTTAATGGCCCAATTGTAACTTACATAGTGAAGGAACGTGTTGAAGTTGAGGGAAGCGAGAAGAAGGTTAGGCAATATGAAGTTCTCTATGAGACAAATCAAGTTGATATCAGATGCATTTGCAGTTTGTTCAACTACAGAGGTTATCTTTGCCGGCATGCGCTAAATGTTCTTAATTATAATGGGGTGGATGAAATTCCTTCTCGCTACATTCTGCACAGGTGGAGCAAGGATTTTAAGTGCAGGTCCCCGCAGGATAATGGTTTTGGCAATATTGATGTGAATAACCCAGTTTATTGGATTAATCGTTTGTATAAACGTGCCATTTCTGTTGTGGAAAAGGGAGCACAAACTGAAGAACATTATAGGATTGCGCTGCAAGAGTTGGAGGAGTTGTTGAGCAAATTCAATCTTGCAGAGGACAACTCGTTGTAA
- the LOC119997163 gene encoding vesicle-associated membrane protein 711-like, with translation MTILFALVARGSVVLAEFSATSTNAGTISRQILEKIPGNNDTHVSYSQDRYIFHVKRTDGLTVLCMADDTAGRRIPFALLEDIHQRFVRTYGRAVHTAQAYGMNDEFSRVLSQQMEYYSSDPNADRMNRLKGEMSQVRNVMIENIDKVLERGDRLELLVDKTANMQGNTLRFRKQARRFRSTVWWRNVKLTIALIILLLVVVYVVLAFVCHGVTLPTCLK, from the exons ATGACGATACTGTTCGCGCTGGTGGCTCGGGGATCGGTGGTGCTGGCGGAGTTCAGCGCGACGTCGACGAACGCCGGGACGATTTCTCGACAGATACTGGAGAAGATACCGGGGAACAACGACACACACGTCTCTTACTCTCAAGATCGGTACATCTTCCATGTCAAGCGTACCGATGGCCTCACCGTTCTCTGTATGGCCGACGATACAGCAGGAa GGAGAATTCCTTTTGCATTGCTTGAAGATATTCATCAGAGATTTGTGAGGACTTATGGCCGTGCAGTCCATACAGCCCAAGCTTATGGAATGAATGATGAATTTTCAAGGGTGTTGAGCCAGCAAATGGAATACTACTCAAGTGATCCGAATGCAGATAGGATGAACAGACTAAAAGGTGAAATGAGTCAG GTTCGAAACGTCATGATAGAGAATATCGACAAAGTTTTAGAGAGGGGTGATCGCTTGGAGTTGTTGGTTGATAAGACTGCTAATATGCAAGGAAACACTCTCCGCTTCAGAAAGCAAGCTCGCCGTTTCAGAAGCACTGTATGGTGGAGAAATGTCAAGCTGAC GATTGCACTGATTATCCTCCTCCTAGTGGTTGTTTATGTTGTACTAGCCTTTGTATGCCATGGAGTGACATTACCTACCTGTCTGAAATGA
- the LOC119997851 gene encoding 14 kDa proline-rich protein DC2.15-like, with amino-acid sequence MAFNKLFAAILAVNLFFFFFFTFSAACDPCKHKPKPPPAPPAASCPKDTLKLGACVELLGVVNVIVGTPPSSQCCALIQGLADLEAALCLCTAIKANVLGINLNVPISLSAIVSGCGKSVPPGFQCT; translated from the coding sequence ATGGCTTTCAACAAGCTCTTTGCAGCAATTTTAGCCGtcaatttattcttcttcttcttcttcacattcTCCGCCGCTTGTGATCCGTGCAAGCACAAGCCGAAGCCACCTCCGGCTCCACCGGCGGCTTCTTGTCCTAAGGACACATTGAAACTCGGAGCGTGTGTGGAGCTACTTGGTGTTGTTAATGTTATTGTTGGAACACCACCTAGTAGCCAGTGTTGTGCTTTGATTCAAGGGTTGGCTGACTTGGAAGCTGCTTTGTGTCTTTGCACTGCAATTAAGGCGAATGTGCTCGGGATTAACTTGAACGTGCCGATTTCTCTTAGTGCAATTGTCAGTGGTTGTGGAAAATCTGTTCCTCCAGGCTTCCAATGCACATAA